In the genome of Yarrowia lipolytica chromosome 1B, complete sequence, the window CGAGAGCTGGCgtctctcaaggaggccaagggcCATGACGACCCTCAGGCCATGATTGAGGAGTTTACCGCCCAAATGGCGATTCTAAAGACGCAGCTGCAGGACGAGATTGCCACCCTGTCTGTGGCAAAGGAGGCACTGGCTGTGGAAGTGGAGGATCTGAGCCGgcgaaagaaggaggcttGTGAAGAGATGACGATTCTCAACGTCAAGAATTCCCAGCTGACTGACCTCAATAATGAGCTCACCAACAACCTCATTGACAAGTACCATCCCACGCATGGCTCCGCGATGATGAACAGCACCAGCGCGAGCAAGTCTGCCGGTGGAAACCTTTTCGGATTCAAGAAGGATTCTAACAGATCGactcctcctgttcctgctcctgctcccgctcCTCGAGAGGAAGGGGGACTCAGCCACATTGGCAACCTCATTGTGCAGGCTTACCATCCTGATGAGTACACCAACGGTCCTCCCGGCAGCTCTGTGGAGCGGGTTCCTGTCACGTCTggttctgcttcttcttcttcaaacCACCTACCTGCTGGTGGACATACTCCTGCGGTGACAAATCTGGACGACCACGAGGAGCCTACTGTGACTGTCCTTGAGGCTGGCCAAGTGGTGGACACGAAGCGAGACCGACAAACGGCTCGACGGTTCTGGAAGCGACCCAAGGCTGCCGTTACCAAGGGTGCCGTCAAGGGCTTCACCAAGGTGTTTGAGCAGCCTCATACCAGCGAGCACCCTGCCGTAACCAACCTGGAGCCCTCAGCTCTGTCTCCCTCGTCGTCGGGTCAGCACGAGAGCGGTGGCCTGTCCCACTCAACCTCGGTTAACACGGGTCTGAACATTTCGTTTCCGTCTGGCAAACCAACGAAAACTAGAAACGGCTGGTTCAAGGGCGGAAGCAGTGGAAACAACAgctccaacaccaccaacactgCTACTATTGCACAGAGTGCCTCCGGTGCGGTAAGTTCTCCTCCTGACTCCGAAGTCAGCAGTCTGCTCAAGGTGTCCATCACCCGACGATGTCAGATTGAGGGCAACAAGGTGCCAGCCATTGTGACCAAGTGcattgaggaggtggagcgACGAGGCATGCTTCAGGAGGGTATCTACAGGAAGTCTGGTGCCCGAACACAGATTGAGCAGATTGAAGCTCGGTTCGAACATTACGACGAGCGGGCCAACTACGAGGAGATTCTCAGCGGCGACATCAATGGAGTAGCTTCTGCTCTCAAGCAGTACCTGCGGTATTTGCCTGATCCCCTCATTTCTGCCTCTAGCTATGACGCCTTCATCCAGGTGTCTAGTGTTCATCAGGATAACAAAGTGAAGGTGGAAAAGATGCGGGAGGTGTTACAAAAGCTGCCTACAGCTCATTCGCTATGTCTGGCTCGACTATGCACACATCTCAACCGGGTGACTCAACATGCCGAGACCAATCTGATGAGCAACAAGAACCTGGCCATGGTGTTTGCCCCAACTTTAGCACGGGCCACGTCCGGCGAACGGGAAATCGCCGACGTGCATCACAAGAGTGATTCAACGTTGTTCATGATTGAGCATTTCAAGGAGTTGTTTTAGCTATGATCAGTGTGTAGCGTATAGGCAGGTCCTTGTATTTATATAACGGATTACATAATTATGGAACAGCTTGTGATCAAGCAAACTAATGAGCGCGGGAGTATATTATCTAGCTGGAGGACCTGATGGAACGAGTCACCATATTCAGCAAACACAACCAATGCTGCGGACATTTCTATTGTCGATACTTGTGAAGAGCTACTCAACTTGTTAGTAAGGCTACAGGCATCGATTAACTAATACAGCAAAGGCTCGTCTGTATTGTAGAGTCGTCTACGTATCAGAAATATGTGTAATTACTGCACCAATCGGGTAGCCTCTACTGTCTTGTGCAATATACAATAAATTAGTTATGATACGAAAGCCCCTTCCTGGCTTAGAGCGTAAACTCATCGAGAATATCCTGTTTGGAAGCTCGTTTAGGAAAAGTGAAGCTGTCAGTGTCTCTAATAGTGATGATGCATCCGTAACAAAGGTTGGGTACTGGCAGATGTCTATCCGCATCACCCGTCTTTTCCTGGGATTTTTCCATATGCGCCTTTTTACTtagctcctcctcttcttctgtttcGGGGGCAGCAGGCTCATTGACGGTGATGTTTGTGAGCCATGCAAGCGACTGGTTAGGGTCAACTGGGGATGCACAGATGAGGCAGGGAGTGAGTCCTTGTTTGGCAGCATTAGGGTCATCCAATTTGGCAGCGGTTCTCACGACTGTCGATGCAATAGAGGGGAAGTTTGTCTGGATATTTTCAAAGTATTGGTGCATGAGCTGATCTATCGACAGGTTCTTGGTCACCTGCGAGGGCTTTGAGACGGTGTCGACAGCGAGATCAGACACGTTTCTGAACGAGTTGTAAAAGGGAATCTCGTAGGAAAGCACATCGTTAAGAGGATGGATTTCGGGGAGACCAGAAATGGAGTCCTTGGGGTTCTTATGTTCGAGCACCTGTGCGTGAATTCGGTTTCCTCGCCCCTTGATTGTCAGACTGAGAGTTAGTTCTGCCAACCGGGTAGCATTGTGTCCCCATGCTACGGTTGTAGGAAGGGATTCATTTTGCTTCTTAGCTTCTTCAATGATGAGATGGCGTTGGAGCACAGAAATGATGTCTTCTCGAGCAGATTTTGTGCCGATACACGaaagcagctgctgcacaGAGGTGGGTTCCTCGGATATACCGGACACGAACGAGGTGTAATCTCTGTTGTGTTTAAGAGTGACAGAAGAAGCGCCCTCAAAAGCCTTTGAAAGCGGAATGCAGGTAAATTTGGCATGTGCGAACCGTTTCTCCAGCTCGCTGATGATCTGATTGGGCTCCTTTTCCAGTGGATCAGCTTCAGAACAGTCGATGAACACGGCGTTGAGAGTGAAGCCTGCAGCGTTTTCATACGTCTTGGCCTGTTCTTCCAGCTGGGCGTGCGCCATGTCGAGCAAAGCCAGTGACGACTGACCAAACGAGATTGGCACCAGAATGTTAATAGCTGGAGGAAGTACACAGCCTGGTCGTGCAAACAACACCTTGCATCCCTCCATGGCCTTtctctgtttctgctgaATAAAGGTGATGAAACAAGGCTGGCAAAAGTTTGCCTGGCGCGTTTTGATCGCCGTTGGACCGTCGCATCTTCGGCAGGTGGACTCGGCGGACATGATAAATACTTTGACGTTGGTTTGAGGTTCAAGTGTGGTTCATCCAACGATTCGGAATCATATTGGGAAATTTCATCTTGTGCATCCCAGACGCACAACAGAGTTTGTTGCCTCCATACCAACCCTTGCCCGCTATCTACAGTGGATTCTCTCTCAATACCCTCGATATCAAGACAATGGCGGACAAAAGCAATTCGGAAGACAACAAACCCAAGTTCATGAAGAACGAGGATGGCACTCCCATGACCCAAGAACAGCTGCGTCAAAAGTACGGCGTGGacttcaccaaggagggTCGGGACGGAAAACTCAAGTACGGACCCGACGACCCCACTGCCATGTCCAACCGGGTGCAGTttctggccaaggccgacTCACAGTACTACGATCCATGTGCCGAGGCCTCCAAAATGTCGCTCAACTGCCTGGAGCGAaacaactacaagaaggccatGTGCGAGGAGTACTTTCAGATTTACCGGGACTGCAAGAAGATGTGGGTGAGTAATAAAAAGCAAAGTGGCGAAATTTTTGAAACGGAGAATATAACTAACCCAGCTGGCGCAGCGACggaaggacaagaagagtGGTTTCCTCTGGTAGACCAGTACCTGTATATATTGTTATTAACGTGGAATGTCTGTGTACCATATGAAGCGTACATGGTGTAGGTGGACGTAGATGGATGATCTACCACGTGGAGAGATGATCAGGATGGTTGAAAATGATGTTTGATCAGGATTAGAGAGAATCACGTCTCGCATCTGCTCAGATTGAATATCATGTGTCCGCTAAACTTCACAAGGGTCTCTCGATGTAATACCGCACAAAGCCCAGGCCCTTGCCCAGATCATAGGAAGATCACATATAACCATTACTGTAAGGATATTTCTATACGAGTCATTTACTGCGTAATATATCCATTCTTTCATAGACTCTAAGCCCCGTTTTTGGACTTAGCGATTAGAAACTTCCCATGGAATCATCGCTATCCAGCTCCCCCCCAGCTTCCCGAAGAGCTCCCTGAACGACCCGTCGTGCACTATCTTTAGCCGGAGTGAACTGCAACCGCGAAGTGTCGAATTTGATGGTCACTGGAGGCGACAGATCCGGGGGCTGAAACGATTCACCGGAATCGTTGAATGAAAGCATGTCGTATTTGGCAGAGGGGGGAGCAGTTGTACTTTTAGCAGCAGCCCCAAAAATATCTTTATTGGGACTGCCGAATCCCACAAGATTCTCTGTCCGTTGCTGTAGTCGTTCTCTGTCCATTCTCAGAGCAAGAGGGGTCTTTGCAAACGGAGTGTGGCCGGACTTGTAGTCGAAGTCAGCCGGGGCTGGGGAGTCGGCACGTTCCTTGTCTTTGCGAGCAGCACGTTCCGGAGATCGCTCTCGTGTAGCCGAAGGAGGGTTCTGCCCGGCTTCCGTTGGTTTGTTAGTATTGTGTTGTTGGTTGTCCCATTGGATCATGTGAGTTGTCAGTTGTGGGGGACTCAGCATGTCCGAATCGTCATCACTAAACTGGTCAAGTTTGTAGCGCGAGGCTGCTGACGGCTTTTTTGGCGTAAAGAGCTTGGTTCTTGCTGGTGTTGATGCTGCGTCCATTTTCTTTGGGTGAAACGGCGAGTACGATCCCGATGACTTCGTGACAGCGGAAAGTGGCTGTTTACCCTTGGCGGGACTCATTTCAATATGGTACTCCTTGTCATTGATTCTCTGGCGCATAACTGATTGTGTTTCTGTCGGAGGGGTATCTGATTTAGATCGTGTGTGGTGacgagcagaagaagacggtcCTCCAGGTTTCCAATTCATCGAAGAGAGctttggtggtgatgggaGATCAAAAGAGTCATCGAGATCCACGTTCATGTACCATGGTTGCGAGGAAGAGGGTGTTGCCTTTGAAGCGCTCTTactgcctcctcctgcttctgtAGATGCATATGCTGATTTCGTTATGAAGGATGGCTTGAAGTTAAAACCTGTCttggaagaggaagaaggacCCGCCTCTTCGTTGTCAGACTGTTGGAAGTTACCTCTTTTGGCCGCCCGTGCCAACTCATGGTCGTACTTTTTAGACGCGCTTTCCAGGGCATGTTTCAAGTATGCAGGCTGATCTGTAGCTCTTTCGGGAGTCTTTTCCAGGCTGTAATCCGGTTGGGGGATCTTTGAGCGTTTTCCAGACGACGCATGACGGTCTTTTCTTGGCGTTGATGTCACTGAGCGTCTG includes:
- a CDS encoding uncharacterized protein (Compare to YALI0B10263g, similar to uniprot|P53923 Saccharomyces cerevisiae YNL119w Hypothetical 56.5 kDa protein, similar to Saccharomyces cerevisiae NCS2 (YNL119W); ancestral locus Anc_2.154) → MSAESTCRRCDGPTAIKTRQANFCQPCFITFIQQKQRKAMEGCKVLFARPGCVLPPAINILVPISFGQSSLALLDMAHAQLEEQAKTYENAAGFTLNAVFIDCSEADPLEKEPNQIISELEKRFAHAKFTCIPLSKAFEGASSVTLKHNRDYTSFVSGISEEPTSVQQLLSCIGTKSAREDIISVLQRHLIIEEAKKQNESLPTTVAWGHNATRLAELTLSLTIKGRGNRIHAQVLEHKNPKDSISGLPEIHPLNDVLSYEIPFYNSFRNVSDLAVDTVSKPSQVTKNLSIDQLMHQYFENIQTNFPSIASTVVRTAAKLDDPNAAKQGLTPCLICASPVDPNQSLAWLTNITVNEPAAPETEEEEELSKKAHMEKSQEKTGDADRHLPVPNLCYGCIITIRDTDSFTFPKRASKQDILDEFTL
- a CDS encoding uncharacterized protein (Compare to YALI0B10274g, similar to Saccharomyces cerevisiae COX23 (YHR116W); ancestral locus Anc_2.153, some similarities with DEHA0F21846g Debaryomyces hansenii IPF 6411.1 and uniprot|P38824 Saccharomyces cerevisiae YHR116W Hypothetical 17.3 kDa protein in ERP5- ORC6 intergenic region); the encoded protein is MADKSNSEDNKPKFMKNEDGTPMTQEQLRQKYGVDFTKEGRDGKLKYGPDDPTAMSNRVQFLAKADSQYYDPCAEASKMSLNCLERNNYKKAMCEEYFQIYRDCKKMWVSNKKQSGEIFETENITNPAGAATEGQEEWFPLVDQYLYILLLTWNVCVPYEAYMV
- a CDS encoding uncharacterized protein (Compare to YALI0B10296g, some similarities with uniprot|Q9P6S5 Schizosaccharomyces pombe SPBC27.02C Hypothetical 34.6 kDa protein); this encodes MSTVQFKVAVQYASRSQHKLFGNHNLFSYPSTMATELEQLEQAITRALQDIDRNITRCNRAVEHGILPALEQYNRGSGKVWDKGGHFWMDFLEKAACVKFTTHDEDVGDEAHTVEDPSMTEKVPLKQDSYETEASMLQSITNNMDSVVELGEREIIKDNDNNNNNQMNYSNLLSELDDESMDVSMDRNTPDANNKDKITPRRRSVTSTPRKDRHASSGKRSKIPQPDYSLEKTPERATDQPAYLKHALESASKKYDHELARAAKRGNFQQSDNEEAGPSSSSKTGFNFKPSFITKSAYASTEAGGGSKSASKATPSSSQPWYMNVDLDDSFDLPSPPKLSSMNWKPGGPSSSARHHTRSKSDTPPTETQSVMRQRINDKEYHIEMSPAKGKQPLSAVTKSSGSYSPFHPKKMDAASTPARTKLFTPKKPSAASRYKLDQFSDDDSDMLSPPQLTTHMIQWDNQQHNTNKPTEAGQNPPSATRERSPERAARKDKERADSPAPADFDYKSGHTPFAKTPLALRMDRERLQQRTENLVGFGSPNKDIFGAAAKSTTAPPSAKYDMLSFNDSGESFQPPDLSPPVTIKFDTSRLQFTPAKDSARRVVQGALREAGGELDSDDSMGSF